A genomic segment from Flavobacterium sp. 9R encodes:
- a CDS encoding SGNH/GDSL hydrolase family protein, whose protein sequence is MLNKFPKLMFLNKLRFALVLLLAMNLSAQQKQESSNYYTLSGRVNPLENNQVLLIGSAASVAFEFTGSTCAISLQSVDGFEHHNYVSLVVDGQYLGRLRIEKGSAQSFPIQVTSAQKTHRLEVYKATEAANGSVLFAGTTAQVIPSKTKIKKKKKIEFIGDSITCGMGNDSNPIPCGSGEWYDQHNGYLAYGPVLSRRLDADYLLSSVSGIGMYRNWNDEHLEEAIMPDVYENLHLNKDQSKSYDFAFQPDLVSICLGTNDLSDGDGKKPRLPFNEEKYVANYIDFIKTVYKHSPNTRIVLLTSPMVSGDRNVTLVRCLKKVIQAFETDKAHKPIGLFEFQPMSPKGCGYHPDIADDKVMADQLNPFFKKLLDAK, encoded by the coding sequence ATGTTAAATAAATTTCCAAAATTAATGTTTTTAAATAAGTTACGTTTTGCTTTGGTTTTGTTGCTAGCGATGAATCTATCGGCACAACAAAAACAAGAAAGCTCTAATTATTATACTTTGTCAGGTCGAGTAAACCCACTCGAGAATAATCAAGTACTTCTTATTGGTTCGGCTGCTTCGGTGGCTTTTGAGTTTACGGGTTCGACTTGTGCTATTTCGCTTCAAAGTGTGGATGGTTTTGAACATCATAATTATGTTTCTTTGGTAGTAGATGGTCAGTATCTGGGCCGTTTACGAATAGAAAAAGGAAGTGCTCAATCTTTTCCAATACAAGTTACTTCTGCTCAAAAAACACACCGATTAGAGGTGTATAAAGCCACGGAGGCGGCCAATGGCAGTGTACTTTTTGCAGGCACCACAGCCCAAGTGATTCCTTCGAAAACAAAAATCAAAAAGAAAAAGAAAATCGAGTTCATTGGTGATTCTATTACTTGTGGAATGGGCAATGATTCCAATCCGATTCCTTGTGGGTCGGGCGAATGGTACGATCAACACAACGGCTATTTGGCCTACGGACCAGTGCTTTCTAGACGTTTGGATGCAGATTATTTGTTGAGTTCTGTTTCTGGAATTGGAATGTATCGCAACTGGAATGACGAGCATTTGGAAGAAGCTATTATGCCTGATGTTTACGAAAATTTACATTTGAACAAAGACCAATCCAAATCGTATGATTTTGCATTTCAGCCGGATTTGGTGAGTATTTGTTTGGGTACTAATGACCTTTCGGATGGTGATGGAAAAAAGCCTAGATTGCCTTTTAATGAAGAAAAATACGTAGCGAATTATATTGATTTTATCAAAACGGTATACAAACATTCACCCAATACCCGAATTGTTTTGTTGACCAGCCCTATGGTTTCGGGAGATCGTAATGTGACTTTGGTGAGATGCTTGAAAAAAGTAATCCAAGCTTTTGAAACGGACAAAGCTCACAAACCGATAGGCTTGTTCGAGTTCCAGCCGATGTCTCCGAAAGGTTGTGGTTATCATCCCGATATTGCTGATGATAAAGTGATGGCCGACCAATTAAATCCTTTCTTTAAAAAATTACTCGATGCAAAATAA
- a CDS encoding acyl-CoA carboxylase subunit beta, whose amino-acid sequence MESKIKVLNEKIALAQLGGGQARIDKHHAGKKLTARERVMYLLDEGSFEEIGMLVTHRTTDFGMEKDLIYGDGVVTGYGTINGRLVYVFAQDFTVFGGSLSETHAEKICKVMDMALKVGAPMIGLNDSGGARIQEGVRSLGGYADIFYRNVQSSGVIPQISAIMGPCAGGAVYSPAMTDFTMMVENNSYMFVTGPNVVKTVTNEEVSSEALGGAVTHASKSGVAHLTAPNGVALLNSIKNLLSYLPQNNKETTPKVPYVLGDEVRMELATIIPDSANKPYDMHEVIRGIIDADSFYEIHKEYAENIIVGFARLGGRSIGIVANNPMFLAGCLDVKSSIKAARFVRFCDSFNIPLLVLEDVPGFLPGTDQEWNGIIVHGAKLLYAFSEATVPRVTVITRKAYGGAYDVMNSKHIGADMNFAWPTAEIAVMGAKGASEIIFKKEISEAEDHEAKLLEKEAEYAELFANPYTAAQRGFIDEVILPEDTRRKLLKAFSMLEGKTVNRPDRKHGNIPL is encoded by the coding sequence ATGGAATCTAAAATAAAAGTATTAAACGAAAAAATAGCACTAGCCCAATTGGGTGGTGGTCAAGCCCGAATTGATAAACATCACGCTGGTAAGAAACTAACCGCAAGAGAGCGAGTGATGTATTTGTTGGACGAAGGTTCTTTTGAAGAAATTGGGATGCTGGTTACTCATAGAACTACCGATTTTGGTATGGAGAAGGACCTGATTTACGGAGATGGTGTAGTTACAGGTTACGGCACCATTAATGGAAGATTGGTCTATGTTTTTGCCCAAGATTTCACCGTTTTTGGTGGTTCTTTGTCCGAAACACACGCAGAGAAAATTTGCAAAGTAATGGATATGGCACTGAAAGTGGGTGCGCCAATGATTGGATTAAATGACTCTGGAGGTGCCCGAATTCAAGAAGGTGTTCGTTCTTTGGGAGGTTACGCTGATATTTTTTATCGCAATGTACAATCTTCAGGGGTTATTCCACAAATTTCGGCAATTATGGGACCTTGTGCGGGAGGTGCGGTGTATTCCCCAGCGATGACCGATTTTACTATGATGGTAGAAAACAACAGTTATATGTTTGTTACGGGTCCCAATGTAGTGAAAACGGTAACCAATGAGGAAGTATCTTCAGAAGCTTTAGGTGGAGCCGTAACGCACGCTTCCAAATCGGGAGTGGCACATTTAACTGCTCCCAACGGAGTGGCTTTGTTGAACAGTATCAAAAATCTTTTGAGCTATTTGCCACAAAATAATAAAGAAACGACTCCAAAAGTACCTTATGTTTTGGGTGATGAAGTACGAATGGAATTGGCTACGATTATTCCAGACAGTGCCAACAAACCGTATGATATGCACGAAGTGATTCGAGGGATTATTGATGCCGATTCTTTTTATGAAATTCATAAAGAGTATGCCGAAAATATTATTGTTGGATTTGCCCGTTTGGGAGGAAGAAGTATCGGAATTGTAGCCAACAATCCAATGTTTTTAGCCGGTTGTTTGGATGTGAAGAGTTCGATCAAAGCCGCGAGATTTGTGCGTTTTTGTGATAGTTTCAATATTCCGTTGTTGGTGTTGGAAGACGTTCCAGGTTTCTTACCAGGAACCGACCAAGAATGGAACGGAATCATTGTACACGGTGCTAAATTATTATATGCTTTTAGTGAGGCGACCGTGCCAAGAGTGACGGTGATTACTCGAAAAGCCTATGGAGGTGCTTATGATGTAATGAATTCAAAACACATTGGTGCCGATATGAATTTTGCTTGGCCTACGGCAGAAATTGCGGTAATGGGTGCCAAAGGAGCTTCTGAAATTATCTTCAAAAAAGAAATTAGCGAAGCCGAAGACCATGAAGCGAAGTTATTAGAAAAAGAAGCGGAATATGCTGAGTTATTCGCCAATCCGTATACCGCAGCACAACGCGGATTTATAGATGAGGTTATTCTTCCAGAAGATACCCGTCGAAAGTTGTTGAAAGCCTTCAGTATGCTCGAAGGAAAAACAGTCAATAGACCAGACAGAAAACACGGTAATATTCCGTTGTAG
- a CDS encoding sensor histidine kinase KdpD encodes MKINRLNSIIVIGLIAIIGILLAQLLWTKEAFRIEEKKFSQKAHIALYEVAKNLYKGNNQEIPVQNPVQKISNDYYIVNVENDFDASILEFYLKSVFKKLGVTTDFEYAIYNCQSDEMVYGNYVSLDEKDTSKHSIHFPKHKNLVYYFAIRFPNETSFLFSSLKFWFVLSLVLVLILLIYVYSIYTLLQQKKYSDLQRDFINNMTHEFKTPLSSILIASNYLSKQKPITDDEKLEKYAQIIVEQSNKLNQHIEKILTVAKSDARPLQLQKTTFEFLPIIKEIIENCQLKHPMVVFHLDNQSSKTQLNGDVFHFSNIIYNLVDNAIKYCEKTPEITLRFTDTKQHLQIDCIDNGIGIEPKKIPFIFDKFYRIPSKKSNEINGFGLGLYYVKKICDLHHWKITAKNNETFGTTITLVLPIKNE; translated from the coding sequence TTGAAAATCAATCGCCTCAATAGTATCATTGTCATTGGACTCATTGCCATCATCGGTATTTTATTGGCACAACTATTATGGACCAAAGAAGCTTTTCGAATCGAAGAAAAAAAATTCAGTCAAAAAGCTCATATAGCATTGTATGAAGTAGCTAAAAACTTGTACAAAGGCAACAATCAGGAAATTCCAGTGCAAAATCCAGTGCAAAAAATCTCTAATGATTATTACATCGTCAACGTAGAGAATGATTTTGATGCCTCGATTTTGGAATTTTACCTCAAATCCGTTTTCAAAAAGTTGGGCGTTACTACAGATTTTGAATATGCAATTTATAATTGTCAGAGCGACGAAATGGTCTATGGCAATTATGTTTCCCTTGACGAAAAAGACACTTCTAAACATTCCATTCATTTTCCCAAACACAAAAACTTGGTCTATTATTTTGCCATTCGTTTTCCCAACGAAACGAGCTTCTTATTCAGTTCTCTTAAGTTTTGGTTTGTGCTTTCTTTAGTTTTGGTGTTGATTCTTTTGATTTATGTGTATTCAATTTATACGCTTTTGCAACAAAAAAAATATTCCGATTTGCAACGTGATTTCATCAACAATATGACTCACGAATTCAAAACACCTTTGTCGTCTATACTCATTGCTTCGAATTATTTGAGCAAACAAAAACCAATTACTGATGACGAAAAGCTGGAAAAATATGCACAAATCATTGTGGAGCAAAGCAACAAACTGAACCAGCACATCGAGAAGATTTTGACGGTTGCCAAATCGGATGCTAGGCCCTTGCAACTCCAAAAAACTACGTTTGAATTTCTTCCCATCATCAAAGAAATCATAGAAAACTGTCAACTCAAACATCCAATGGTGGTGTTTCATTTAGATAATCAAAGTAGCAAAACTCAACTAAACGGTGATGTTTTTCATTTTTCAAACATCATCTATAACTTAGTAGACAATGCGATAAAATATTGCGAAAAAACACCCGAAATCACACTTCGTTTTACCGATACCAAACAGCATTTACAAATTGACTGCATCGATAACGGAATTGGGATTGAACCTAAAAAAATTCCTTTTATTTTTGATAAATTCTACCGAATTCCATCCAAAAAAAGCAATGAAATCAATGGTTTTGGACTAGGGCTGTATTATGTAAAAAAAATTTGCGATTTACATCATTGGAAAATAACTGCAAAAAACAACGAGACTTTTGGGACAACTATAACTTTAGTATTGCCGATAAAAAATGAATAA
- a CDS encoding DUF1573 domain-containing protein: MKMLKISLLAVAFGLMSFSAITPVKTMVTKVANYASVLVWKSETIDVGSIPQGTPKPIIFEFKNTGKTPVILTNVQGSCGCTATNYTKTPIAPGKSGTVTATYNAAAMGAFTKTVTVTSNAEATPKVLTIKGTVVAATVKS, from the coding sequence ATGAAAATGTTAAAAATCTCTTTATTGGCAGTAGCTTTTGGATTAATGTCTTTCTCAGCTATTACTCCAGTTAAAACAATGGTAACCAAAGTAGCAAATTATGCAAGCGTTTTGGTTTGGAAATCAGAAACTATTGATGTGGGTTCTATCCCTCAAGGTACTCCAAAACCTATTATTTTTGAATTCAAAAACACTGGAAAAACTCCTGTAATTTTGACTAATGTTCAAGGTTCTTGTGGTTGTACAGCTACTAATTATACTAAAACTCCAATCGCTCCAGGAAAATCAGGAACGGTTACTGCTACTTACAATGCAGCAGCTATGGGAGCTTTTACTAAAACAGTAACTGTTACTTCTAATGCAGAAGCGACTCCAAAAGTATTAACTATCAAAGGAACAGTAGTTGCGGCTACAGTGAAAAGCTAA
- a CDS encoding response regulator transcription factor: MNNPKILYVEDDATLAFLTKDNLEQNQYDVYHCEDGVAALECFHKIDFDICIFDIMLPKKDGFELAEAIRKIDTHIPIIFLSAKTLKEDRIKGLRLGADDYLVKPFSIEELLLKIEIFLKRSQKQDKLESAPYQIGKYTFDTKNYLLWNASEKIKLTQRESELLKLFLDNKNVVLKREEILTALWGDDDYFMGRSLDVFISRLRKILANEPGISIENLHGIGFRFFC; encoded by the coding sequence ATGAATAATCCAAAAATTTTATATGTCGAAGATGATGCCACTTTGGCTTTTTTGACAAAAGACAATTTAGAACAAAATCAGTACGATGTTTACCATTGTGAAGATGGCGTGGCTGCTTTAGAATGCTTTCATAAAATTGATTTTGACATCTGTATTTTCGACATTATGTTGCCCAAAAAAGATGGTTTTGAATTGGCCGAAGCCATACGAAAAATCGATACTCATATTCCCATCATTTTCCTTTCGGCCAAAACACTCAAAGAAGACCGCATCAAAGGATTGCGTTTGGGCGCCGATGATTATTTGGTAAAACCCTTTAGCATCGAAGAGTTATTGCTCAAGATTGAAATTTTCTTAAAGCGTTCTCAAAAACAGGACAAACTCGAATCTGCTCCCTATCAAATTGGAAAATACACCTTCGACACCAAAAACTACTTGCTTTGGAATGCCTCCGAAAAAATAAAATTAACCCAAAGAGAATCCGAGTTATTGAAGTTATTTCTCGACAATAAAAATGTCGTCTTAAAACGAGAAGAAATCCTAACTGCACTTTGGGGTGATGATGATTATTTTATGGGTCGCAGCTTGGATGTTTTTATTTCGAGATTGCGTAAAATTTTAGCCAATGAACCTGGCATTTCCATTGAAAACCTACACGGTATTGGCTTTCGTTTTTTTTGCTAA
- a CDS encoding sialate O-acetylesterase, whose protein sequence is MQNNIFRIVFLLILSNTAFANVTLPNVFSDNMVLQRNADVTFWGWANPQEEVVITPSWNNETYKIKANNQAQWEIKIPTPKEGGPYTITIKGYNELVLKNILIGEVWICSGQSNMEMNAGWGITNGDEAVKNATNTTIRFFSIPKLTASTTQNNVSGTWTTCTPETMKYFSAVGYFFGQRLQEELKNVPIGLISSNWGGTPAEIWMPEEVIQKDAVLLEAAKTRKEESYGPNQPGRAFNAMIYPLTKFKIAGALWYQGESNVGSTVYDKTLTALITSWRQLWQYDFPFYVVQIAPYKYGEDHFGGAVIRDAQRKVVQQVPNTGLVVTSDISPIDDIHPKDKKSVGIRLGNLALANIYKTNKTLVNGPLFKAIKMEKSKVLVTFDYAEGLYFKDKKSNLFEVAGADNVFYKATAVIKNNSVIVQSDKVKAPTKVRYAWKNTDQATLFNQANLPASTFISE, encoded by the coding sequence ATGCAAAATAACATCTTTAGAATTGTTTTCTTACTGATACTTTCAAATACCGCCTTCGCCAATGTTACGCTTCCGAATGTTTTTTCGGATAATATGGTTTTGCAACGCAATGCTGATGTGACATTTTGGGGTTGGGCAAATCCGCAGGAAGAAGTAGTGATTACTCCAAGTTGGAACAATGAAACGTACAAAATCAAAGCGAACAATCAAGCCCAATGGGAAATTAAGATTCCAACGCCCAAAGAAGGAGGGCCTTATACAATTACCATAAAAGGGTACAACGAACTTGTTCTTAAAAATATTTTGATTGGAGAAGTTTGGATTTGTTCTGGGCAATCAAATATGGAAATGAATGCCGGATGGGGAATAACCAATGGCGATGAAGCAGTAAAAAATGCCACAAATACCACCATAAGATTCTTTTCAATCCCCAAATTAACAGCGTCCACAACGCAAAATAATGTATCTGGAACTTGGACCACCTGTACACCAGAGACGATGAAATACTTTAGCGCTGTGGGCTATTTTTTTGGGCAGCGTTTACAAGAAGAATTAAAAAATGTACCGATTGGTTTGATTTCATCCAATTGGGGAGGAACGCCAGCGGAGATTTGGATGCCCGAAGAAGTGATTCAAAAGGATGCTGTTTTGTTGGAAGCTGCCAAAACTAGAAAAGAAGAAAGTTACGGTCCCAATCAGCCGGGACGCGCCTTTAATGCTATGATTTATCCGTTGACTAAATTCAAAATTGCAGGGGCCTTATGGTACCAAGGAGAAAGCAATGTGGGATCTACAGTTTATGATAAAACCCTCACGGCTTTGATTACTTCGTGGAGACAATTGTGGCAGTACGACTTTCCGTTTTATGTGGTGCAAATTGCTCCTTATAAGTATGGAGAAGATCATTTTGGTGGTGCTGTGATTCGCGATGCTCAGCGAAAAGTAGTCCAACAAGTTCCCAATACAGGATTGGTGGTTACTAGCGATATTTCGCCTATTGATGATATTCATCCAAAGGATAAAAAATCGGTGGGGATTCGATTGGGTAATTTGGCTTTGGCAAATATTTATAAAACAAACAAAACATTGGTGAATGGTCCATTGTTTAAAGCCATAAAAATGGAAAAAAGTAAAGTACTAGTCACTTTTGACTATGCAGAAGGCTTGTATTTTAAGGATAAAAAATCCAATTTGTTTGAAGTTGCGGGTGCTGACAATGTGTTTTATAAAGCAACAGCTGTGATTAAGAATAATTCGGTCATCGTACAATCTGATAAAGTAAAGGCGCCGACTAAAGTGCGTTACGCTTGGAAAAATACGGATCAAGCTACACTTTTTAATCAAGCGAATTTACCGGCTTCGACTTTTATAAGTGAGTAA